In Fluviispira sanaruensis, a genomic segment contains:
- the dnaX gene encoding DNA polymerase III subunit gamma/tau: protein MRLDNNSQNHITPLHEDKNYIVLARRTRPQSFSELVGQEDVSKAIEGMLSNKKVPHAFLFTGTRGTGKTSSARILAKSLCCEKGPTHSPCQTCVHCTQITACAHDDVLEIDGASNTGIDNIRELREATRFYPNSARYKVFIIDEVHMLSTGAFNALLKTLEEPPPQVVFILATTELHKVPITVRSRCMIFSFKKIDPAVITEHLKGILHKENIQFEDDALKMIAREAKGSLRDSLSLLEQIIAICDHTFISTEQTKKGLCLQGEEIAERIFSAICTQDIGQALELLQQADTASLDIATLIENTAQLFRNSMLIKSLNDKERTIRLTQLLPKEYDSLKMTADKLSIASLSEIFRLLSSSVKEIARSNAGLAWAEIIITDCIARAEWLSAAEIMSLMRSGGGQSAPPLRSAAQKTNTASQEKTLTKEELRVTAPPLQNPGNVKANSIDLDAFKNLVMHAEKRSKTLATRLGFAKIDIFTAKTVQFSDSPENSTYLSFNESDLIHFWESIREIGFQDAEFKGSFTPKAPQTRKISIKEQRPLHDNSKNPSDRQTHSLKTPKNQQSVAQHFQKYNENISINAKTESKQPTKKAISLSEIKTHEKSQDFQQRERAILEKEHIQQLKKLATEIQITSLD, encoded by the coding sequence ATGCGCTTAGACAACAACTCCCAAAACCATATTACCCCTCTCCATGAGGATAAAAATTATATTGTTTTGGCACGACGCACACGCCCACAAAGTTTTTCAGAGCTTGTGGGCCAAGAAGATGTCTCCAAAGCCATCGAAGGAATGCTTTCCAATAAAAAAGTTCCCCACGCTTTTCTTTTTACAGGCACAAGAGGAACAGGAAAAACCTCCAGTGCACGTATCCTGGCAAAATCTCTCTGCTGCGAAAAAGGTCCGACCCATTCCCCTTGTCAAACTTGCGTCCATTGCACACAAATCACTGCGTGCGCCCACGATGACGTCCTTGAAATCGACGGAGCTTCAAACACAGGCATTGACAATATCAGGGAATTACGGGAAGCAACTCGTTTTTATCCAAATTCGGCTCGTTATAAAGTTTTTATCATTGACGAAGTGCATATGCTCAGCACGGGTGCATTCAACGCCTTATTGAAAACCCTTGAAGAGCCACCTCCGCAAGTTGTATTTATCTTAGCCACGACAGAGCTGCACAAAGTTCCTATCACCGTGCGCTCTCGCTGCATGATCTTTTCCTTTAAAAAAATAGACCCTGCGGTGATCACGGAACATTTAAAAGGTATTTTGCACAAAGAAAATATTCAATTTGAAGACGATGCCCTGAAAATGATTGCGCGCGAAGCAAAAGGCTCTCTAAGAGATTCTCTCAGTCTTCTCGAACAGATCATTGCAATTTGTGATCACACATTTATTTCAACTGAACAAACAAAAAAAGGACTTTGCTTACAGGGAGAAGAAATAGCTGAAAGAATATTCTCTGCTATTTGCACTCAAGACATAGGCCAAGCACTTGAACTCTTGCAGCAAGCAGATACCGCAAGCCTTGATATCGCAACTCTGATAGAAAACACAGCACAGCTCTTCCGCAATAGTATGCTTATCAAGAGCCTAAATGATAAAGAAAGAACCATTCGTCTCACTCAGCTCTTACCAAAAGAATATGATTCTTTAAAAATGACCGCAGACAAGCTATCCATAGCAAGTTTAAGTGAAATATTTAGACTGCTTTCAAGTTCTGTAAAAGAAATTGCTCGAAGCAATGCAGGCCTTGCGTGGGCTGAAATTATAATCACAGATTGTATTGCCCGAGCAGAATGGCTCTCAGCGGCGGAAATCATGTCACTCATGCGCAGTGGAGGAGGACAGAGTGCTCCTCCACTGCGCAGTGCAGCACAAAAAACCAATACAGCAAGTCAGGAAAAGACACTGACAAAAGAAGAACTAAGAGTAACAGCACCTCCTCTACAAAATCCTGGCAATGTAAAAGCAAATTCTATTGATTTAGACGCATTTAAAAATCTCGTAATGCATGCCGAAAAAAGAAGCAAAACATTAGCTACACGGTTGGGATTTGCAAAAATCGATATTTTTACTGCCAAAACAGTCCAATTTTCAGATTCGCCAGAAAACTCAACCTATCTTTCCTTTAATGAATCTGATTTAATTCACTTTTGGGAAAGCATACGGGAAATTGGTTTTCAAGATGCTGAATTTAAAGGATCATTTACACCTAAGGCTCCGCAAACAAGAAAAATATCAATCAAAGAACAGCGACCCCTGCATGATAATTCAAAAAATCCATCAGACAGACAAACTCATTCACTCAAGACCCCCAAAAACCAACAAAGCGTTGCTCAACATTTTCAAAAATATAATGAAAATATAAGTATAAATGCAAAAACAGAAAGTAAACAACCAACAAAGAAGGCTATATCTCTCTCAGAAATTAAAACCCATGAAAAAAGCCAAGATTTTCAACAAAGAGAGAGAGCTATTCTTGAAAAAGAACATATTCAACAACTTAAAAAACTCGCAACGGAGATTCAAATCACTTCACTCGATTAA
- a CDS encoding hemolysin family protein encodes MESLLIGLLIVFISLSLSAFFSMTETAATSISNLKAKHMYESGQKSSQILKLWLNTPNRVLAALLIGNNLANIFASVFVDDIIRKHFGSSSIFVVTAVMTIIIVLFAEIIPKTFAKANAVKIVVPALKVFKIFYLILLPVTLLMTFVSNYIGSLFSRKNKLSNDPQITEEELEFLINVGEKEGVIAEQKHDMLSGIFELGDTVVREIMVHRIDLTAVSQSMKIVDVIDKFKETGLSRIPVYEDKIDNIIGTIHAKDALFFLKKHQHESSRLDANVSEIRREVMFIPETKAVDHLFQEMKRHKQHMAIVLDEYGGTSGIVTMEDIFEEIFGEVRDEFDNEEDAIRPTQVANQFLVECKIHIDDFCDFFDIKVADLIKGNDNQEFDTLAGLILHHFGQIPKSGDKLTINNVIMEVVEVSKRRVRRVVVRLSNA; translated from the coding sequence TTGGAATCATTGTTGATTGGTCTCTTGATTGTATTTATCAGTTTAAGTCTTTCTGCATTCTTTTCTATGACAGAAACTGCTGCTACAAGTATTTCTAACTTAAAAGCAAAGCATATGTATGAGTCTGGGCAGAAATCATCTCAGATTTTAAAACTATGGTTGAACACACCAAATCGGGTCTTAGCTGCTCTTTTAATCGGAAACAATCTCGCAAATATTTTTGCCTCCGTTTTTGTTGATGATATTATCCGTAAACATTTTGGCTCATCTTCTATTTTTGTAGTCACTGCAGTCATGACAATAATCATTGTTTTATTTGCAGAAATTATTCCTAAAACATTTGCAAAAGCCAATGCGGTAAAAATAGTCGTTCCAGCTTTAAAAGTATTTAAAATATTTTATCTTATATTACTTCCTGTAACTTTATTGATGACTTTTGTAAGCAATTATATTGGATCATTATTTTCACGAAAAAATAAATTGTCGAATGATCCTCAAATCACCGAAGAAGAACTCGAATTTTTAATAAATGTAGGTGAAAAAGAAGGAGTCATTGCTGAACAAAAACATGATATGCTTTCTGGTATTTTTGAATTAGGTGACACAGTGGTGCGTGAGATTATGGTTCATAGAATCGATTTAACCGCAGTCTCTCAATCCATGAAAATTGTCGATGTGATCGATAAATTTAAAGAAACGGGTCTATCACGCATACCTGTATATGAAGATAAAATTGACAATATTATTGGAACAATTCATGCAAAAGATGCGCTTTTTTTCTTAAAAAAGCATCAACATGAATCTTCACGACTCGATGCAAATGTGTCTGAAATTCGACGTGAAGTGATGTTTATACCTGAAACAAAAGCAGTCGATCATCTTTTTCAAGAGATGAAAAGACATAAACAACATATGGCTATTGTACTAGATGAATATGGTGGAACGAGCGGTATTGTTACAATGGAAGATATTTTTGAAGAAATATTCGGTGAAGTGCGAGATGAATTTGACAACGAAGAAGATGCAATTAGGCCTACACAAGTTGCCAATCAATTTTTAGTAGAATGTAAAATACATATTGATGACTTCTGTGACTTTTTCGATATAAAAGTTGCAGACTTAATAAAGGGAAATGATAACCAAGAATTTGATACTTTAGCAGGACTTATCTTACATCATTTTGGACAAATTCCAAAATCAGGGGATAAATTAACAATCAACAATGTGATAATGGAAGTTGTTGAGGTCAGCAAAAGAAGAGTTCGCCGAGTCGTTGTGCGATTGAGCAATGCTTAA
- the ybeY gene encoding rRNA maturation RNase YbeY — protein MHKIKKLKFSTNIIFSTKKFKKILKSRDGKYLEQKEVVKISVDMNDIKHRLKFILSLLCDFSTEVSIRFCDSEEMLSINSQFRGKLYPTDVLSFPALDSDPASGFDYLGDILICLPVCFNQAKRARMTLSEELERMIIHGIIHLKGFDHERNEHAWKVMSHVEKIIKKEVILAMGKANWCHADLIK, from the coding sequence ATGCATAAAATAAAAAAGCTTAAATTTTCTACAAATATTATTTTTTCTACAAAAAAATTTAAGAAAATATTAAAGTCCCGTGATGGCAAGTATCTTGAACAAAAAGAAGTCGTTAAAATATCTGTGGATATGAATGATATTAAGCATAGACTAAAATTTATTCTCTCTCTTCTTTGTGACTTTTCCACTGAAGTGTCTATTCGTTTTTGTGACAGTGAAGAAATGTTATCGATTAACTCCCAATTTAGAGGAAAGCTTTACCCGACAGATGTCTTAAGTTTTCCTGCTCTAGATTCTGATCCAGCTTCGGGCTTTGACTATTTAGGTGATATTCTTATTTGTCTACCTGTTTGCTTTAATCAGGCAAAACGTGCACGTATGACTCTTTCTGAAGAATTAGAAAGAATGATAATTCATGGTATTATTCATTTAAAGGGATTTGATCATGAACGGAATGAACATGCTTGGAAAGTTATGTCGCATGTAGAAAAAATTATAAAAAAGGAAGTTATTTTAGCAATGGGAAAAGCAAACTGGTGTCATGCTGATCTTATAAAATAA